From a region of the Mercurialis annua linkage group LG1-X, ddMerAnnu1.2, whole genome shotgun sequence genome:
- the LOC126664825 gene encoding protein PIGMENT DEFECTIVE 338, chloroplastic: protein MHTLVQPCKSLSLHTFSLPLHRTNFLVSSVHNKHIKSSAGSIKSLFFSKNISLLRGTHLSFCSQDDALDKFSSAQLPERQENDGIQDNEELELLNKPSPVALNNGLSVEVEKEPEKIDTDEALAPFLKFFKTKDSLGEVKEEESELDVAVEVSNENNEVKKVIVDYYEPKPGDFVVGVVVSGNENKLDVNVGADLLGTMLTKEVLPLYDKEMDYLLCDMEKDAESFMVRGKMGIIKDEAALSQGSGQGRPVVETGTILFAEVLGRTLSGRPLLSTRRLFRRLAWHRARQIKELNEPIEVELTKWNTGGLLTRIEGLRAFLPKIELVNRVNNFKELKDNVGRRTNVLIIRINESNNELVLSEREAWERLNLREGTLLEGIVRKVFTYGAQVRIGGTNRSGLVHISNISRNRVTDVSELLKVDEKVKVLVVKSDFPDKISLSIADLESEPGLFISNKERVFAEAEEMARKYRKKLPAVLAPRKSADPLSNTLPFDEEETMYSNWKWFKFERD, encoded by the exons ATGCACACTTTGGTTCAACCTTGTAAGTCTTTATCTCTTCATACCTTCTCGTTACCACTTCATAGAACCAATTTCCTTGTCTCTTCTGTGCATAACAAACACATAAAATCCTCTGCTGGGTCCATAAAAAGTCTGTTTTTTTCTAAGAATATCTCACTTTTGAGAGGTACCCATCTCTCATTTTGCTCTCAAGATGACGCCTTGGATAAATTTTCAAGTGCCCAATTGCCTGAGAGGCAGGAAAATGATGGAATTCAAGATAATGAAGAGCTTGAATTGTTAAATAAGCCATCTCCAGTAGCTTTAAATAATGGGTTAAGTGTAGAAGTGGAAAAAGAACCTGAAAAGATTGACACTGATGAAGCTTTAGccccttttttgaaattttttaagacTAAAGATTCATTAGGAGAAGTGAAGGAAGAGGAAAGTGAATTGGATGTTGCAGTAGAGGTTAGTAATGAGAATAATGAAGTTAAGAAGGTTATTGTGGATTATTACGAGCCGAAACCGGGTGATTTTGTTGTAGGTGTTGTGGTTTCTGGTAATGAGAATAAGCTAGATGTAAATGTTGGGGCAGATTTGCTAGGTACAATGCTGACAAAGGAGGTTCTGCCTCTGTATGACAAAGAGATGGATTATTTGTTGTGTGATATGGAGAAGGATGCTGAGAGTTTTATGGTTAGAGGGAAGATGGGAATAATTAAGGATGAGGCTGCCTTGAGCCAGGGATCAGGGCAAGGAAGGCCGGTTGTGGAGACAGGAACTATATTGTTTGCAGAGGTTCTTGGGAGGACACTGAGCGGCAGGCCGTTGCTTTCTACTAGACGTTTATTTCGCCGTCTAGCTTGGCATCGAGCGAGGCAG ATAAAAGAGCTGAATGAGCCTATTGAGGTTGAACTTACAAAGTGGAATACAGGAGGGTTGCTTACAAGAATCGAG GGATTGCGAGCTTTCCTTCCAAAGATTGAATTAGTGAACAGAGTGAACAACTTCAAGGAGTTGAAAGATAAT GTAGGTCGCCGAACAAATGTACTGATTATTCGAATAAATGAGAGTAACAATGAGCTGGTATTGAGCGAAAGGGAAGCTTGG GAAAGGTTAAACCTTCGGGAAGGAACACTTCTGGAAGGAATTGTTAGGAAAGTATTTACATATGGAGCACAAGTAAGAATTGGGGGAACTAACCGAAG TGGGCTGGTGCATATCTCTAACATCAGTCGGAACCGAGTTACTGATGTTAGTGAATTACTTAAAGTTGATGAGAAGGTTAAAGTCCTGGTTGTGAAGTCAGATTTTCCTGATAAAATTTCACTCAG TATTGCTGACCTTGAAAGCGAGCCAGGCCTTTTCATATCAAACAAAGAG AGAGTGTTTGCAGAGGCAGAAGAGATGGCACGGAAGTACAGAAAAAAGCTACCTGCGGTTTTAGCTCCTCGTAAGTCCGCAGACCCTCTAAGCAACACATTACCATTTGATGAAGAAGAAACTATGTATTCAAATTGGAAATGGTTCAAATTCGAAAGGGATTAA